A window from Amblyomma americanum isolate KBUSLIRL-KWMA chromosome 7, ASM5285725v1, whole genome shotgun sequence encodes these proteins:
- the LOC144097863 gene encoding uncharacterized protein LOC144097863, with translation MRASIEDHVVHSPYPTVEIPCCSFYDATRKALLKDPEKPALADGAVMVTRRELFVLMQRYAVGFQKQGLAPSHRVCVHLGNSVDNFIAMWACVFAGASVMLSKTSLTDRELRYQLSDSESTHVLTEPPFAEKMAKAAMSLHIKGLFATGPAEGFVSTAAFRDLDEASFREVPIPDSRNCILGICYTSGTTGLPKGVVITHYGFVANMASAGPCFSWDESDVALSAMPLMHGSGILIITFGVLLGTTIVMESLGASL, from the exons ATGCGGGCCAGTATCGAAGACCATGTTGTGCACTCACCCTATCCAACGGTTGAGATTCCATGCTGCTCCTTCTACGATGCTACTAGAAAAGCGCTTCTCAAGGATCCGGAGAAGCCGGCGCTG GCGGATGGAGCCGTCATGGTGACGCGCAGAGAGCTCTTCGTGCTCATGCAACGCTACGCCGTCGGATTCCAGAAGCAAGGGCTGGCGCCTAGCCACAGGGTGTGCGTCCACCTCGGCAACAGCGTCGACAACTTCATCGCAATGTGGGCGTGTGTTTTCGCAGGGGCAAGCGTCATGCTGTCGAAAACGTCACTAACCGACC GCGAGTTACGCTACCAGCTCAGTGACAGCGAAAGCACGCACGTCTTGACCGAGCCACCATTTGCAGAGAAGATGGCCAAGGCAGCAATGTCTTTACACATAAAG GGGCTTTTCGCCACGGGTCCAGCGGAAGGCTTCGTGTCGACGGCTGCATTTCGAGACTTGGACGAAGCTTCATTCCGAGAGGTGCCTATCCCTGACTCACGAAACTGCATACTTGGCATCTGCTACACGTCCGGTACTACGGGCCTGCCCAAGGGTGTCGTCATCACACACTACGGCTTCGTGGCCAACATGGCCTCTGCAGG GCCCTGCTTTAGCTGGGACGAGTCTGATGTGGCTCTTTCCGCGATGCCACTCATGCACGGTTCGGGCATTCTCATCATCACTTTCGGCGTTCTTCTGGGCACAACTATTGTTATGGAGTCCCTTGGCGCCAGCCTGTAA